The DNA window GTTGGGTATTAAACTTACTAGCGATCACGTAAgtcaatttttcaaagatcTCGTAAGGAGCACAATACATACCAGAGATACGAAAAATATCGTACGACCAGACATGCTGCAACTGATGATGGAGACTAGAGGAAAAAAGGGACCCGGAAAGGAATTGACGATCGAGGATATGACCGCGCAGGCATTCGTCTTCTTCTTTGGCGGTTTCGACTCTGTCTCCACCTTGATGTGCTTCGCCGCTCATGAAATCGCCGTGAATCCAGATGTTCAAGCAAGACTGCGAAATGAGGTAGACGAGGTTCTAAAGACAACCAGCGGAGAATTAACCTATGACACGCTGAATGGAATGCAGTATCTAGACGCCGTGATCAATGAGGCTCTTAGATTGTGGCCTGTGGCTACTTTTGTGGATAGGATATGTGTGGAAGATTTCGAGTTACCGCCAGCGCTGCCCGGCGACAAGCCCTTTCTTTTAAAGAAAGGGATGAACGTTTGGTTTCCTGCTTACGGTCTGCATCGAGATCCAAAGTATTTCGAGAAACCGGACGAATTTTATCCCGAACGCTTCCTGAGCgttgaaaataagaaagatataaattcaGCCGCGTATATTCCATTTGGAATTGGTCCAAAAATGTGTATAGGTAATAGGTTTGCGTTATTGGAGACTAAGGTCATGCTATTCCATTTGTTAGCTCGTTGCGAATTGAAAATGTGCACGAAAACTACGCATCCGTTGCGATTGAGCAAGAAAACTTTTAGCATGCTAGCAGATGGAGGATTCTGGCTGAAGATCGAAGCGAGAGACAATCCTAGTGTATCCTCTAACGTTGTTAATGGTAGCGCGACTGATggacatatttaaatttacaagatTACGATTATtacgaataaaatttgcatttataaatCAGGCGCAATATCATTTAACTGAGAGAAATAACATTCGGACTGATTTGGATACGCACGcgtaaatagttttattttaaataaggtTTTcgttataatattcaaattatttgcaaagcaataatgtttccatttgctcataattttatatcttc is part of the Temnothorax longispinosus isolate EJ_2023e chromosome 12, Tlon_JGU_v1, whole genome shotgun sequence genome and encodes:
- the LOC139822914 gene encoding cytochrome P450 9e2-like, translated to MDTWILLSLLAGVIAVYYYFFKNLNFFEKYGIIHIPPLPIVGNMAPAFLHQLSLAELVQKIYYLNQDAKYVGFFDSMTPVVMIRDPELIKAIGVKNFEMFPDRRGFGIIDEAIDPLFGKNLFSLRGEKWRVMRTLLSPAFTSSKMKAMFKLMSECAANFTDFLSTLPADKNVIEMKNCFTRYTNDVIATCAFGVRVDSMKNPNNEFYVYGKEATSFNTLRNIKFYFIRGMPGVTKMLGIKLTSDHVSQFFKDLVRSTIHTRDTKNIVRPDMLQLMMETRGKKGPGKELTIEDMTAQAFVFFFGGFDSVSTLMCFAAHEIAVNPDVQARLRNEVDEVLKTTSGELTYDTLNGMQYLDAVINEALRLWPVATFVDRICVEDFELPPALPGDKPFLLKKGMNVWFPAYGLHRDPKYFEKPDEFYPERFLSVENKKDINSAAYIPFGIGPKMCIGNRFALLETKVMLFHLLARCELKMCTKTTHPLRLSKKTFSMLADGGFWLKIEARDNPSVSSNVVNGSATDGHI